In the genome of Noviherbaspirillum sp. L7-7A, one region contains:
- a CDS encoding AMP-binding protein yields the protein MTDAFTSDAAVTWWRDEAVMHRFISDLVASELSAMRRTAHATTGALTPETHLGRDLGVDSLELMGLATALAQALHMHESGIEDYLLVHQTLGDWRTIAQASLEKFSARMTFLTSGSTGQPKSCVHALHALWQEVQEVAPLLSGCTKLFVAVPSHHIYGFLFTILLPRALDLDSRSVLDLRKSSPARLSRELREGDVVVGHPEFWRIVMRVIPAFPAAITGVTSTAPWPVEIDAGLRAAGLHRMVQIYGSSETAGVGWRTCIDEPYELFSFWQRADHATNLLIRQGETEGIQTPDLLTWQGERRFLPTGRLDHAVQVGGINVFPQKVRRALLSHPDVVDAAVRLMRPDEGNRLKAFIVPRDPGTDAVKLSEKLGVWAGQRLGAAEQPRAFSFGTSLPLDEKGKQADWIIAPLR from the coding sequence ATGACAGATGCCTTCACTTCAGATGCTGCGGTGACCTGGTGGCGTGATGAAGCGGTCATGCACCGTTTCATCTCCGACCTGGTCGCCTCCGAGCTGTCAGCCATGCGTCGAACCGCGCACGCTACGACAGGCGCCTTGACCCCAGAGACGCATCTGGGCAGGGACCTCGGGGTCGACTCGCTCGAACTGATGGGGCTGGCCACCGCGCTGGCCCAGGCGTTGCACATGCATGAGTCGGGTATCGAGGATTACCTGCTGGTGCACCAGACTTTGGGAGACTGGCGCACTATCGCCCAGGCCAGCCTGGAAAAGTTCTCGGCACGAATGACATTCCTTACTTCCGGCAGCACGGGGCAGCCCAAAAGCTGCGTGCATGCACTTCATGCGCTATGGCAGGAAGTACAGGAAGTAGCCCCTCTGCTTTCTGGATGCACAAAGTTGTTTGTGGCAGTGCCCAGTCACCACATCTACGGTTTCCTGTTCACCATCCTGTTGCCGCGCGCTCTGGACCTCGACAGCCGTTCCGTGCTGGACCTGCGCAAGAGTTCGCCGGCACGGCTATCGCGTGAGTTGCGTGAAGGCGACGTGGTAGTCGGCCACCCCGAATTCTGGCGCATAGTCATGCGGGTGATCCCGGCTTTCCCGGCAGCCATTACCGGGGTAACCTCCACCGCTCCCTGGCCAGTTGAGATCGATGCCGGCTTGCGCGCCGCGGGCCTGCATCGGATGGTGCAGATATATGGGAGCTCGGAAACGGCGGGCGTCGGCTGGCGCACCTGCATTGACGAGCCTTATGAACTGTTCTCCTTCTGGCAGCGTGCCGACCACGCCACTAATCTCCTGATTCGCCAAGGCGAGACGGAAGGCATCCAAACGCCCGACCTTTTGACGTGGCAAGGCGAACGCCGTTTCCTGCCAACCGGCCGTCTCGACCATGCGGTGCAGGTGGGTGGCATCAACGTATTTCCCCAGAAGGTGCGGCGCGCACTACTGTCGCATCCTGATGTCGTCGATGCCGCGGTGCGGCTGATGCGGCCCGATGAAGGCAATCGGCTCAAGGCATTCATCGTGCCCCGTGATCCCGGCACTGACGCCGTCAAGCTTTCGGAAAAGCTCGGCGTATGGGCAGGGCAACGGCTTGGCGCTGCTGAACAGCCTCGCGCCTTTTCCTTTGGCACTTCGCTGCCGCTCGATGAAAAAGGCAAGCAGGCCGACTGGATCATTGCGCCGCTTCGGTGA
- a CDS encoding CoA transferase, whose product MMNQSYQPGTDMAGPLSGIRVLDLSSYIAGPYGCTLLADLGAEVIKIESPAGDTLHKYPSTLAQESRAFLGVNRSKRGLVLDLKQAEGLAALKTLVLQADVLVHNFRPSVPARLGIAWEQLKEVNPRLVYCAVTGYGVTGPLKDKAGYDQVLQAMTGICAMQGKSAEAPEIAYGSIVDYYAASMLAFGVSSALLCRERTGRGQHVGVSLLRSALAMQSARFIWADGEARDVSRDMRSGGVTGIHPTREGSLYLSANTPHFWRDLCELAGMPELAADPRYDTVRKRAEAAGEIVPRLRQALAARSALEWEEVFGERVPCAAVRSIEDMFDHPQVLAEDMVATLSHPLVGSYRGLNKPITFSDTPGPAAFAAPLPGQHSVAILEQHGYSREEIERLQSLGVLGQ is encoded by the coding sequence ATGATGAATCAGTCATACCAGCCAGGCACCGACATGGCCGGCCCGCTGTCGGGCATCCGCGTGCTGGACCTGTCCAGCTATATCGCCGGTCCCTACGGCTGCACGCTGCTGGCCGACCTGGGCGCCGAGGTGATCAAGATCGAGTCGCCGGCCGGCGACACGCTGCACAAGTATCCGTCCACGCTGGCGCAGGAAAGCCGCGCCTTCCTCGGCGTGAACCGCAGCAAGCGCGGCCTGGTGCTGGACCTGAAGCAGGCCGAGGGCCTGGCCGCGCTGAAGACGCTGGTGCTGCAGGCCGATGTGCTGGTGCATAACTTCCGCCCGTCGGTGCCAGCCCGGCTCGGCATCGCTTGGGAGCAGCTGAAGGAGGTCAATCCACGCCTGGTGTACTGCGCCGTCACCGGCTACGGCGTGACCGGCCCGCTGAAGGACAAGGCCGGCTATGACCAGGTGCTGCAGGCCATGACCGGCATCTGCGCCATGCAGGGCAAGTCGGCCGAGGCGCCGGAAATCGCCTACGGCTCCATCGTCGACTACTATGCCGCCTCGATGCTGGCCTTCGGCGTGTCGTCGGCGCTGCTGTGCCGCGAGCGCACCGGGCGCGGCCAGCATGTCGGCGTGTCGCTGTTGCGCAGCGCGCTGGCGATGCAGTCGGCGCGCTTCATCTGGGCCGACGGCGAAGCCCGCGACGTATCGCGCGACATGCGCTCCGGCGGGGTTACCGGCATCCATCCGACCCGGGAAGGCAGTCTTTACCTGTCGGCCAACACGCCGCATTTCTGGCGCGACCTGTGCGAGCTGGCCGGCATGCCTGAGCTGGCGGCCGACCCGCGCTACGACACCGTGCGCAAGCGCGCCGAAGCCGCCGGCGAGATCGTGCCCCGCCTGCGCCAGGCGCTGGCGGCGCGCTCGGCGCTGGAATGGGAAGAGGTCTTCGGCGAGCGGGTGCCGTGCGCCGCGGTGCGCAGCATCGAGGACATGTTCGACCATCCCCAGGTGCTGGCCGAGGACATGGTGGCCACGCTGTCGCATCCGCTGGTGGGTAGCTACCGCGGGCTCAACAAGCCGATCACCTTCAGCGACACGCCGGGCCCGGCCGCCTTTGCCGCGCCGCTCCCCGGCCAGCATTCGGTGGCCATTCTGGAGCAGCATGGCTACAGCCGTGAGGAAATCGAACGCCTGCAGTCGCTTGGCGTGCTCGGCCAGTAA
- a CDS encoding CoA ester lyase has translation MTHPQPLPLIRSKLFVPGARPALFAKALASDTDAISIDLEDAVLEERKDEARQALTGFLQSDAASGHGKTIIVRINGLQTPHFERDIEACAWPAVDVVNLPKAESADDVRRTAQALSRWEQAHGCTRPIGILANIESPRGLRLAAEIAGADARVVGMQLGFADLLEPLGIDRANPTAIQQLQLAVRLAAGEAGLPALDSAYANVRDPEGYRSEAAQARRLGYMGKTCIHPSQVALANESFRPSDEEIARAVRVADAWETAQKDGTGALLVEGRMIDIPFALRAQAIVAMARTLGILPAAPVRT, from the coding sequence ATGACCCATCCGCAGCCGCTGCCGCTGATCCGCAGCAAGCTGTTCGTGCCCGGCGCCCGGCCTGCACTGTTCGCCAAGGCACTGGCCAGCGACACCGACGCCATTTCTATCGACCTCGAAGACGCCGTGCTGGAAGAGCGCAAGGACGAGGCGCGGCAAGCGCTGACCGGCTTCCTGCAATCGGACGCCGCCAGCGGCCATGGCAAGACCATCATCGTGCGCATCAATGGCCTGCAGACGCCGCACTTCGAGCGCGACATCGAAGCCTGCGCCTGGCCGGCGGTGGATGTCGTCAACCTGCCCAAGGCGGAATCGGCCGACGATGTGCGGCGCACTGCACAGGCACTCTCGCGCTGGGAGCAGGCGCATGGCTGCACCCGGCCCATCGGCATCCTGGCCAATATCGAGTCGCCGCGCGGACTGCGGCTGGCGGCCGAGATCGCCGGCGCCGATGCGCGGGTGGTCGGCATGCAGCTCGGCTTTGCCGATCTGCTGGAGCCGCTTGGCATCGACCGCGCCAATCCGACGGCCATCCAGCAGTTGCAGCTCGCCGTGCGGCTGGCGGCGGGCGAGGCCGGCCTGCCGGCGCTGGATTCCGCCTATGCCAATGTGCGCGACCCGGAAGGCTACCGCAGCGAAGCGGCCCAGGCGCGTCGCCTGGGGTACATGGGCAAGACCTGCATCCATCCGAGCCAGGTGGCGCTGGCCAACGAGAGCTTCCGCCCCAGCGACGAGGAAATCGCGCGCGCCGTGCGTGTGGCCGATGCGTGGGAGACGGCGCAGAAGGACGGCACCGGCGCGTTGCTGGTGGAGGGCCGCATGATCGATATCCCGTTCGCGCTGCGCGCCCAAGCCATCGTCGCCATGGCGCGCACGCTTGGCATCCTGCCCGCCGCGCCGGTCCGGACCTGA
- a CDS encoding LysR substrate-binding domain-containing protein, producing the protein MDTRFLESLVAVVEQGSIAEAARRLNLTPAAITQRIQALERELGTALLMRSGRTVRPTEAGARMVERGRGLLMEVRDLKAHAVDTGMAGELRLGAVATALNGMLPDILAALARSYPRMTVHMVPGTSDFLLSQVQSGTLDAAILVEPDYGLAKTCGWRVLREEPLVVLAPRAMAGDDAHALLREAPYIRYDRNTYGGRIADRYLRAHEIQPTVRFELTSLSAIALLVDRGLGVALVPDWPPPWPEGLSLKKLPIADPSCVRRLGLLWYKASARLRLVNALLEQAAHTG; encoded by the coding sequence ATGGATACCCGATTTCTTGAAAGCCTGGTTGCCGTCGTCGAGCAGGGCTCGATTGCCGAGGCCGCGCGGCGTCTGAACCTCACGCCGGCCGCGATCACCCAGCGCATTCAGGCATTGGAGCGGGAGCTCGGCACGGCGCTGCTGATGCGCTCGGGCCGTACGGTGCGGCCGACCGAGGCTGGCGCCAGGATGGTCGAGCGCGGCCGCGGCCTGCTGATGGAAGTGCGCGACCTGAAGGCGCATGCGGTCGATACCGGCATGGCAGGTGAATTAAGGCTGGGCGCCGTCGCCACCGCCCTGAACGGCATGCTGCCCGACATCCTGGCGGCGCTGGCGCGCAGCTATCCGCGCATGACCGTCCACATGGTGCCCGGCACCTCCGACTTCCTGCTCTCGCAGGTGCAGTCCGGCACGCTAGACGCGGCCATCCTCGTCGAACCGGACTATGGCCTGGCCAAGACCTGCGGCTGGCGGGTGCTGCGGGAAGAGCCGCTGGTGGTGCTGGCACCACGGGCGATGGCGGGCGACGATGCGCATGCGCTGTTGCGCGAAGCGCCCTATATCCGCTATGACCGCAACACCTATGGCGGGCGGATTGCCGACCGCTACCTGCGCGCCCATGAGATACAGCCCACGGTGCGCTTCGAGCTGACCTCGCTGTCGGCCATTGCGCTGCTGGTGGACCGCGGCCTGGGCGTGGCCCTGGTGCCGGACTGGCCGCCCCCGTGGCCGGAGGGTTTGTCGCTGAAGAAGCTACCAATTGCCGATCCGTCCTGCGTCCGCAGGCTGGGCCTGCTGTGGTACAAGGCCTCGGCCCGGCTGCGGCTGGTCAATGCGTTGCTGGAGCAGGCAGCGCATACCGGCTGA
- a CDS encoding tripartite tricarboxylate transporter substrate binding protein: MTHPRRNFLASLVAGIACLAAVPVLAAAPAPLPKTITLVVPFGPGASNDAFARVIAQKLGPRIGANVIVDNKPGAGSVIGSSFVARAPADGSVLMLTSSTFTTSAAVQKNLPYDPIKGFAPVSLVATGPMLLTVGAQTPYKTAADLIADARANKGKINYASAGIGSINQMSAEMLNSMAKVDMIHVPYKGAAAALTDMIAGQVQMMVASPASATSQMKSGKVRVLAVTSPKPSALVPGVPTLSQTLPGYEVEIWWGIFAPAGTPAPVVERLNSEIGAIIDTPEMRERFAQEGAEPATGVTPGQFAAYVRRELDKWRTIAQEKQISAE, translated from the coding sequence ATGACCCATCCACGCCGCAACTTCCTGGCCAGCCTGGTGGCCGGCATCGCCTGTCTGGCTGCAGTCCCCGTGCTGGCGGCAGCGCCGGCGCCGCTGCCCAAGACCATTACCCTGGTGGTGCCGTTCGGCCCCGGCGCCAGCAATGACGCCTTTGCCCGCGTGATCGCCCAGAAGCTCGGGCCGCGCATCGGCGCCAATGTGATCGTCGACAACAAGCCCGGCGCCGGCAGCGTGATCGGCAGCAGCTTCGTTGCCCGCGCCCCGGCCGACGGCTCAGTGCTGATGCTAACTTCCTCCACCTTCACCACCTCGGCGGCGGTGCAGAAGAACCTGCCCTATGACCCGATCAAGGGCTTCGCGCCGGTGTCGCTGGTCGCCACCGGGCCGATGCTGCTGACCGTGGGCGCGCAGACGCCTTACAAGACCGCCGCCGATCTGATCGCCGACGCCCGCGCCAACAAGGGCAAGATCAACTATGCCTCCGCAGGCATCGGCTCGATCAACCAGATGTCGGCCGAGATGCTGAACTCGATGGCCAAGGTCGACATGATCCACGTGCCCTACAAGGGTGCCGCGGCGGCCCTGACCGACATGATTGCCGGTCAGGTGCAGATGATGGTGGCGTCGCCGGCATCGGCCACGAGCCAGATGAAAAGCGGCAAGGTGCGGGTGCTGGCGGTGACTTCGCCCAAGCCGTCGGCCCTGGTGCCGGGCGTGCCGACGCTCAGCCAGACCCTGCCCGGTTACGAGGTCGAGATCTGGTGGGGCATCTTCGCGCCTGCCGGCACGCCGGCGCCGGTGGTGGAACGTCTCAACAGCGAGATCGGCGCCATCATCGACACGCCGGAAATGCGCGAGCGCTTCGCCCAGGAAGGGGCCGAGCCGGCCACCGGCGTGACGCCCGGTCAGTTCGCCGCCTATGTGCGGCGCGAGCTCGACAAGTGGCGCACCATCGCCCAAGAAAAGCAGATCAGCGCGGAATGA
- a CDS encoding ATP-binding protein, whose translation MIRSLRVRLLLLLGAEIIVAAVIQFATSYSAARHEANKLFDYHMEQMASALQDSDFQEWDWYRRGVGNDDAYDFAIQVWDENGHKRYQSSVAHFPPKQDGPGFATVALADGDWRVYALTAHGRTIQVAQNMEVRRDRATSFALKTLSPTIPTSLLLLLATWGVVSTALSPLKRIGEDLTNRDAGSLAPVSERGVPTEVSGLTSELNSLLTRLSHALESQQRFVADAAHELRSPLTALRLQVQTLMRAKDEETRMQGVQRLLGGIDRASRLVEQLLNLARQDPPLQSGAVKRVDIPACLELAAGDAARFALVKNIEIQYEGVRDMEVVGDAEGWQIMLRNLLDNAVRYTPENGTVRVTLQAEGNTGVVTIEDSGPGIHEQDRQRVFDRFYRVPGSPPGGSGLGLAIVKAIADRHGASVMMDRAALGGLLVRIRFGVLTGPGSHQS comes from the coding sequence ATGATCCGTTCGCTGCGCGTGCGCCTGCTGTTGCTATTGGGCGCCGAAATCATCGTGGCTGCTGTGATCCAGTTCGCCACGTCCTACAGCGCCGCCCGGCATGAGGCCAACAAGCTGTTCGACTACCACATGGAGCAGATGGCTTCTGCGCTGCAGGACAGCGACTTCCAGGAATGGGACTGGTACCGGCGCGGCGTGGGTAATGACGATGCCTATGATTTCGCGATCCAGGTGTGGGACGAGAATGGCCACAAGCGCTATCAGTCGTCAGTGGCGCACTTTCCGCCCAAGCAGGACGGACCGGGCTTTGCCACCGTCGCGCTGGCCGATGGCGACTGGCGGGTGTATGCGCTGACGGCGCATGGCCGCACCATCCAGGTAGCGCAGAACATGGAGGTGCGGCGCGACCGGGCGACCAGCTTTGCCTTGAAGACGCTGTCGCCGACCATACCCACCTCCCTGTTGCTGCTGCTGGCGACCTGGGGCGTAGTCAGCACCGCGCTGTCGCCGTTGAAGCGCATTGGCGAAGACCTGACCAACCGCGATGCCGGCTCGCTGGCGCCGGTGTCGGAGCGCGGTGTGCCTACCGAAGTCTCGGGCCTGACCTCGGAGCTGAACTCCTTGCTGACGCGGCTGTCGCATGCGCTGGAATCGCAGCAGCGCTTCGTGGCCGATGCCGCCCATGAGCTGCGTTCGCCGCTGACGGCCCTGCGGCTGCAGGTGCAGACGCTGATGCGGGCCAAGGACGAGGAAACCCGGATGCAGGGCGTGCAGCGGCTGCTGGGCGGCATAGACCGCGCCTCGCGGCTGGTGGAGCAGCTGCTCAACCTGGCGCGCCAGGACCCGCCGCTGCAGAGCGGCGCGGTCAAGCGGGTCGATATCCCGGCCTGCCTGGAACTGGCGGCGGGCGATGCCGCGCGCTTCGCGCTCGTGAAGAACATCGAGATCCAGTACGAGGGCGTGCGCGACATGGAAGTCGTGGGCGACGCCGAAGGCTGGCAGATCATGCTGCGTAATCTGCTCGACAATGCGGTGCGCTACACCCCGGAAAACGGCACCGTGCGCGTCACGCTGCAGGCCGAGGGCAATACCGGCGTGGTGACCATCGAGGACAGCGGACCTGGCATTCACGAGCAGGACCGGCAGCGGGTGTTCGACCGCTTCTATCGGGTGCCCGGTTCGCCGCCAGGGGGAAGCGGGCTGGGCCTGGCCATTGTGAAGGCCATCGCCGACCGCCATGGCGCATCGGTAATGATGGACAGGGCGGCGCTCGGCGGGCTGCTGGTGCGGATACGGTTCGGAGTCCTTACGGGGCCGGGCAGCCACCAGTCCTGA
- the pyp gene encoding photoactive yellow protein → MELVGFNKADINNVLSKMSTQDIDKLAFGAVELDKNGTVLRYNAAEGAITGRNPATVVGKNFFRDVAPCTSKPAFKGVFDAGVRANDLNTMFEYVFDYQMKPTKVKVHMKKALSGDNFWIFVKRL, encoded by the coding sequence ATGGAACTAGTCGGTTTCAACAAGGCGGACATCAATAACGTGCTCAGCAAAATGTCTACCCAAGACATAGACAAACTCGCATTTGGAGCGGTTGAGCTGGACAAAAATGGCACGGTGTTGCGGTACAACGCAGCCGAAGGTGCAATCACAGGGCGAAATCCGGCCACCGTCGTCGGCAAGAATTTCTTCCGCGATGTCGCTCCGTGTACCTCCAAACCTGCCTTCAAGGGCGTCTTCGACGCCGGCGTCAGGGCCAATGACCTCAATACGATGTTTGAATATGTTTTTGACTATCAGATGAAGCCGACCAAGGTCAAAGTGCACATGAAGAAGGCGTTGAGCGGAGACAATTTCTGGATTTTCGTCAAGCGCCTCTGA
- the iscB gene encoding RNA-guided endonuclease IscB: protein MAVSVLERYGRPVMPCTEKRARLLLERGRARVHHVLPFVIRLVERNANSCEFQPLRLKLDPGSKVTGIARVREFNGGIAVLNLFDLIHRGRQISEALPARRNMRRARRGRNTHYRAPRFLNRRKPKGWLAPSLQHRVDTTMAWVNRICRWAPVTALSTELVRFDMQAVENPKISGVEYQQGTLAGYEVREYLLEKWGRKGMYCDKENVPLQMEHITPRASGDTNRISNLGTACQPCNHKKAALDIRVFLKKDPTRLARILAQAKRPLRDTAAVNATRWALFNSLKATDLTVEASLGGRAKYNRCRLDVPKTHALDAACVGAVESVTSWCRPTLAIKATGRGSYQRTRLDKYGFPRGYLMREKSVKGFQTGDMVRATVTAGKKFGTYAGRVAVRASGNFYIQLSKEVVQGISHHYCTMLQRADGYGYSFNIDSNISAGVGHASHAALSLPGMNAGVSRAKS from the coding sequence TTGGCGGTTTCTGTGTTGGAGCGATACGGCAGGCCGGTGATGCCGTGCACGGAGAAGCGGGCGAGATTGCTCCTCGAACGTGGTCGTGCGCGCGTCCATCATGTTCTGCCATTTGTGATCCGGCTCGTGGAGCGGAATGCCAATTCCTGCGAGTTTCAACCGCTGCGTCTCAAACTAGATCCCGGTAGCAAGGTCACTGGCATCGCGCGAGTAAGAGAGTTCAATGGCGGCATCGCCGTGCTCAATCTGTTCGACTTAATCCATCGTGGTCGGCAGATCTCCGAAGCGTTGCCTGCTAGACGCAATATGCGTCGGGCACGGCGCGGCCGCAACACGCACTACCGTGCGCCACGGTTCCTCAATCGTCGCAAGCCAAAAGGCTGGTTGGCGCCGTCTCTACAGCACCGGGTCGACACGACAATGGCATGGGTCAATCGGATCTGCCGCTGGGCACCTGTAACGGCCCTGAGCACTGAACTGGTCAGGTTCGACATGCAAGCGGTGGAAAATCCCAAAATCTCCGGCGTCGAATATCAGCAAGGAACGCTGGCCGGGTATGAGGTGCGCGAATACTTGCTGGAGAAATGGGGTCGCAAAGGCATGTACTGCGATAAAGAAAACGTGCCGTTGCAGATGGAGCACATTACGCCCCGCGCCAGCGGTGACACGAATCGCATCAGCAACCTCGGCACCGCATGCCAGCCTTGCAACCACAAAAAGGCCGCACTGGATATCCGGGTCTTTTTAAAAAAGGATCCGACCCGGCTAGCCCGGATTTTGGCGCAGGCTAAGCGGCCTCTGAGGGATACCGCTGCCGTGAATGCGACCCGATGGGCCTTGTTCAACAGCCTGAAAGCTACTGACCTTACAGTCGAAGCCTCCTTGGGCGGCCGGGCCAAGTACAACAGGTGTCGGCTGGACGTGCCCAAAACGCATGCACTGGATGCTGCGTGCGTTGGAGCGGTGGAATCGGTTACGAGTTGGTGCCGGCCGACATTGGCCATCAAGGCTACCGGACGTGGCTCGTATCAGCGTACCCGACTGGACAAGTATGGCTTCCCGCGTGGCTATCTGATGCGTGAGAAGTCTGTCAAAGGTTTCCAGACCGGCGACATGGTACGAGCCACGGTCACAGCCGGAAAAAAGTTCGGCACCTATGCGGGCCGGGTCGCGGTTCGCGCCTCCGGCAATTTTTATATTCAGTTGAGTAAAGAGGTAGTACAGGGAATCAGTCACCACTACTGCACCATGCTGCAGCGAGCCGATGGCTACGGTTATTCGTTCAACATAGATAGCAATATTTCAGCGGGTGTAGGGCATGCTTCGCATGCCGCGCTATCCCTCCCCGGCATGAATGCCGGGGTATCCCGCGCAAAATCTTGA
- a CDS encoding response regulator: MKILLVEDDEMIGESIQIALEGENLSVDWVKDGMQAEAAIASRPYDAMLLDLGLPYRDGVDILRKLRAEGNAMPVLVLTARDTVAERVHGLRSGADDYLVKPFDLDELIARLEALMRRVRGGFERVYRNGDVVVQIDTRQVQLAGKQVMLSAREWEILEALVLRPGAILSREQLEKRLYGWSGEVESNAIEVYIHGLRKKLGQQVVINVRGLGYMVGKT; this comes from the coding sequence ATGAAGATACTCTTGGTGGAAGACGATGAGATGATCGGCGAGAGCATCCAGATCGCGCTGGAAGGCGAGAACCTGTCGGTGGACTGGGTCAAGGACGGCATGCAGGCCGAGGCGGCCATTGCAAGCCGGCCGTATGACGCGATGCTGCTCGACCTCGGCCTGCCTTACCGCGACGGCGTCGACATCCTGCGCAAGCTGCGCGCCGAGGGCAATGCGATGCCGGTGCTTGTGCTGACCGCGCGCGACACCGTAGCGGAAAGGGTGCATGGCCTGCGCAGCGGCGCCGACGACTACCTGGTCAAGCCGTTCGACCTCGACGAGCTGATCGCTCGCCTGGAGGCGCTGATGCGCCGGGTGCGCGGTGGCTTCGAGCGGGTCTATCGCAACGGCGACGTCGTGGTGCAGATCGATACCCGCCAGGTGCAGCTGGCGGGCAAGCAGGTGATGCTGTCGGCGCGCGAGTGGGAGATCCTGGAAGCGCTGGTGCTGCGGCCGGGCGCCATCCTGTCGCGCGAGCAGCTGGAGAAGCGGCTGTACGGCTGGTCCGGGGAAGTCGAAAGCAATGCGATCGAGGTCTACATCCACGGCCTGCGCAAGAAGCTCGGGCAGCAGGTCGTGATCAATGTGCGCGGCTTGGGCTACATGGTTGGCAAGACATGA